The following are encoded in a window of Citrobacter freundii genomic DNA:
- a CDS encoding YdaE family protein: protein MMQTECGYCGKPVKPEEVVKSTLLYRNGSLLARKEKEYCSRRCASHDQMAHEG from the coding sequence ATGATGCAGACCGAATGCGGATACTGCGGCAAACCGGTTAAACCCGAGGAGGTGGTCAAAAGCACCCTTCTCTATCGCAACGGCTCACTGCTTGCGCGCAAAGAGAAAGAGTACTGTTCCAGACGTTGCGCTTCGCACGACCAGATGGCTCACGAAGGCTAA
- a CDS encoding RecE family exodeoxyribonuclease codes for MEFFYVVKATQKSGKQDAVIWFTAKSEARAALTLDVELEDAGIETGRGKDYTKPIRTDFPVYNDLPEEGDVDFTWCDRYELAEDQRTWNVKQQAEDESVDDADIEDSTAEESQQSEQPNLIVVATLPFRQRVLAQFIGDGEYLYHVDAGQKNEIVRLEMDTDDAYAQNLLLAAENVEAFKKAIEHDIHKVVNAVKKAFPVDGKKPELATVIQFLTVWFKTDYIDRGILAREWAAGNRISNVQRTDSGTNADGGYVTDRGEGAHHTLDTLDLEIACALLPMDFNHLEIPGSIHRRAKEIVANKEQPWKSWSSILRNQPGVLSVNRAAIFNLVRIAPENIHLTPVAHLEFVNQTMTAEFNSATELLPLPVAGAQEPNSQDQPRVENLGAGIFSIESLMGYQQPKTDDRSPLNEETTSDVQMEETVSDEEQAGNEVQPGESSLETGEESHTGQQADVNQNADSVVQNSDSVNQAEPVAAQTEPEAKSDEPAVVYPAYFEPGRYEGLPNEVYHAANGISSTQVKDARVSLMYFNARHVAKTITKERSPVLDMGNLVHGLALQPEQLDEEFSVEPMIPEGAFTTTATIRAFIDEYNAGLPEQLSADDIKTLLEEYNATLPAQVPLGGSVEETGQSYMSLPEEYQRIEADQKQTAAAMKACIKEYNATLPAQVKTSGSRDALLEQLAIINPDLVAQEAQKPQPLKVSGTKADLIQTVKSVKPDAVFADELLDAWRENLQGKVLVTRQQLSTALAIQKALLQHPTAGMLLQHPSRAVEVSYFGFDDETGLEVRVRPDLEIDLDGVRIGADLKTISMWNVKQEGLRAKLHREIIDRDYHLSAAMYCETAALDQFFWIFVNKDENYHWIAIIEVSAELLELGMLEYRKSMRAIATGFDTGEWPAPITADYTDELNDFDLRRLEALRTQA; via the coding sequence ATGGAATTCTTTTATGTGGTCAAGGCCACTCAGAAATCCGGTAAGCAAGATGCAGTGATTTGGTTCACTGCAAAATCCGAAGCGCGCGCTGCGCTGACGCTCGATGTTGAGCTGGAAGACGCAGGCATCGAAACGGGTCGCGGTAAGGACTACACCAAACCGATTCGCACTGATTTCCCGGTGTACAACGACCTGCCAGAAGAAGGCGACGTTGATTTCACCTGGTGCGATCGTTATGAACTGGCCGAAGACCAGCGCACCTGGAATGTTAAACAACAGGCTGAAGATGAGTCTGTCGACGACGCAGATATTGAAGACAGCACCGCAGAAGAATCTCAGCAGTCAGAGCAGCCGAACCTGATCGTCGTTGCCACCCTGCCATTCCGTCAGCGTGTACTGGCTCAGTTCATCGGTGATGGTGAATATCTCTATCACGTCGACGCTGGGCAGAAAAACGAGATTGTCCGCCTTGAGATGGACACTGATGACGCGTACGCCCAAAACCTGCTGCTGGCTGCTGAGAATGTGGAAGCATTCAAAAAAGCCATTGAGCACGATATCCATAAAGTCGTGAATGCCGTTAAGAAAGCCTTCCCTGTCGACGGTAAAAAACCGGAACTGGCAACAGTTATCCAGTTCCTGACGGTGTGGTTCAAAACTGATTACATCGACCGTGGCATCCTGGCGCGCGAATGGGCCGCCGGTAACCGCATCAGCAATGTTCAGCGCACCGATTCCGGTACCAACGCCGACGGCGGATATGTCACTGATCGTGGCGAAGGCGCACACCACACGCTGGATACTCTGGATTTAGAGATTGCCTGCGCCCTGCTCCCAATGGACTTTAACCATCTTGAAATCCCGGGCAGCATCCACCGCCGCGCCAAAGAGATAGTGGCCAACAAAGAACAACCATGGAAATCATGGAGCAGCATCCTGCGCAATCAACCTGGCGTTCTGTCGGTCAATCGCGCTGCCATCTTCAATCTGGTGCGCATCGCGCCGGAAAATATTCACCTGACGCCAGTTGCACATCTGGAATTCGTGAACCAGACGATGACAGCTGAGTTCAATTCAGCAACTGAGTTGCTGCCGTTGCCAGTAGCTGGCGCGCAGGAACCAAACAGTCAGGATCAGCCTCGAGTTGAGAATCTTGGCGCTGGAATTTTCTCCATAGAAAGCCTGATGGGTTATCAACAACCAAAAACAGATGACCGTTCACCACTTAATGAGGAAACCACCAGCGATGTGCAGATGGAAGAAACTGTCAGTGATGAAGAACAGGCTGGTAATGAAGTGCAGCCAGGCGAAAGCAGTCTGGAAACTGGTGAAGAGTCACATACCGGCCAGCAAGCCGATGTAAACCAGAATGCGGACTCTGTCGTCCAAAATAGCGATTCTGTAAACCAAGCCGAACCAGTTGCTGCGCAAACCGAGCCAGAAGCGAAATCTGACGAACCGGCTGTTGTGTATCCCGCTTACTTCGAGCCTGGGCGCTATGAAGGTCTGCCGAACGAGGTTTATCACGCAGCGAACGGGATCAGCAGCACGCAGGTAAAAGATGCCCGCGTCAGCCTGATGTACTTCAACGCACGCCACGTCGCCAAAACGATCACCAAAGAGCGTTCTCCAGTTCTGGACATGGGTAACCTGGTGCATGGACTGGCGTTGCAGCCAGAGCAGCTTGATGAAGAGTTCAGCGTTGAACCGATGATCCCGGAAGGCGCGTTCACCACGACGGCAACAATCCGCGCGTTTATCGATGAGTACAACGCAGGTCTGCCAGAGCAATTGAGCGCCGACGACATAAAGACATTGCTCGAGGAATACAACGCCACTCTGCCTGCTCAGGTACCACTGGGTGGTTCAGTCGAGGAAACTGGCCAGAGCTACATGTCGCTGCCAGAAGAGTACCAGCGGATCGAAGCGGACCAGAAGCAGACCGCAGCGGCGATGAAAGCCTGCATCAAGGAATACAACGCCACTCTGCCTGCCCAGGTGAAAACCAGTGGTAGCCGTGATGCCTTACTCGAGCAGCTGGCAATCATCAATCCTGACCTGGTGGCGCAGGAAGCGCAGAAACCGCAACCGCTGAAAGTGTCCGGTACCAAAGCGGATCTGATTCAGACCGTGAAGTCTGTGAAACCAGACGCCGTCTTTGCCGACGAACTGCTGGATGCGTGGCGCGAGAATCTGCAAGGGAAAGTACTGGTCACCCGCCAGCAACTGAGCACCGCACTGGCCATTCAGAAAGCCCTGCTACAGCACCCAACTGCCGGGATGCTGCTTCAGCACCCGAGTCGCGCCGTTGAGGTCAGCTATTTTGGCTTTGACGATGAAACCGGTCTGGAAGTCCGCGTTCGTCCAGACCTTGAGATCGACCTGGACGGAGTGCGCATCGGTGCCGACCTGAAAACCATCAGCATGTGGAACGTTAAGCAGGAAGGCCTGCGCGCCAAGCTTCACCGGGAAATCATCGACCGTGACTACCATCTGAGCGCCGCCATGTATTGCGAGACCGCAGCACTGGACCAGTTCTTCTGGATTTTCGTCAACAAAGACGAGAACTACCACTGGATTGCCATCATCGAGGTATCCGCCGAACTGCTGGAGCTGGGCATGCTTGAGTACCGCAAATCAATGCGCGCTATCGCTACCGGCTTTGACACTGGCGAATGGCCTGCGCCGATCACCGCTGATTACACCGACGAACTGAACGACTTCGACCTGCGCCGCCTTGAAGCGCTGCGCACTCAGGCATAA
- a CDS encoding DUF1482 family protein, with protein MGSLFALVLTISMTNGEFQDVVLDVYDDQQQCEQAAIDQKVSGNCYPVERIVRNEEVPAETTVKF; from the coding sequence ATGGGTTCGTTATTCGCACTCGTCCTGACCATCAGCATGACCAATGGTGAATTTCAGGATGTTGTTCTCGATGTTTACGACGACCAGCAGCAATGCGAGCAGGCAGCCATTGACCAGAAGGTGTCAGGTAACTGCTATCCAGTTGAAAGGATCGTCCGCAACGAAGAAGTACCAGCGGAAACCACAGTTAAGTTCTGA
- a CDS encoding excisionase — MAKLLNLQEWANSTYSTPPSLSTLRRWAREGRIYPAPELHGKEYKVQPDAIYVDPSKKNLRPKSKRLALPTGGTLLERLTHGEKASTLRR; from the coding sequence ATGGCCAAGCTTCTTAATCTGCAGGAATGGGCGAATTCGACTTATTCAACCCCGCCGTCTCTTTCAACACTTCGCCGCTGGGCGCGGGAGGGGCGCATTTACCCTGCTCCGGAACTTCACGGAAAAGAATATAAGGTTCAGCCTGACGCCATCTATGTGGATCCGAGCAAAAAGAACCTTCGTCCCAAATCAAAACGCTTAGCGCTGCCAACTGGCGGCACTCTACTGGAGAGACTGACTCATGGCGAAAAGGCCAGTACGTTACGACGCTAA
- a CDS encoding transcriptional regulator, which produces MKNSAVEKAIAIAGSQKELAKRCGKAQSTICDWLNGKKQISPIHVPVLVRASEGQIQAHEFRPDLPELFPHPHAAA; this is translated from the coding sequence ATGAAAAACTCTGCTGTAGAAAAAGCGATTGCAATCGCCGGTAGTCAGAAAGAGCTAGCGAAGCGATGTGGTAAGGCCCAATCCACGATCTGTGACTGGTTAAATGGGAAAAAACAAATATCCCCGATCCATGTTCCTGTTTTGGTAAGAGCCAGCGAAGGACAGATTCAGGCTCATGAATTCCGTCCCGACCTTCCTGAATTGTTTCCGCATCCACATGCAGCCGCTTAA
- a CDS encoding RecT family recombinase has protein sequence MDNTNIVTAEQQAPNTISATNSIFNVQALSQLTAFANLMADATIAVPDHLVGKPADCMAIVMQAMQWGMNPYAVAQKTFFVNGKLGYEAQLISAILSSSGAIRGRFHYEYGGNWENCIRSKDVTVKKMGSKGAYEKTERVRDWSDEDEDGLYIRAGAIIRGESEITWGEPLYLASVAIRNSPLWVTKPKQQILYLATKDWSKAYCPAAVMGFQDADDLSYREEKVINPAPAQRVSLADISGDTVTTTQSAQESSVNIGSLADDFRERIDAAQDVDSAKALRADIESAKATLGSALFTELKNKAVKRYYLVDSRNKVEAAINSLPSPDEPGAAERFAEVERVLATNKRHMGDELHDQFSITLADMKPEYVG, from the coding sequence ATGGATAACACAAATATCGTAACTGCGGAGCAGCAGGCTCCAAACACTATCTCTGCCACTAACTCCATTTTTAATGTGCAGGCACTCAGTCAGTTGACAGCATTTGCAAATCTCATGGCTGACGCAACTATCGCCGTCCCTGATCATTTGGTGGGCAAACCTGCCGACTGCATGGCGATTGTTATGCAGGCCATGCAGTGGGGTATGAACCCGTACGCTGTCGCGCAAAAAACCTTCTTCGTCAACGGGAAGCTTGGTTATGAAGCGCAACTCATCAGTGCAATTCTCTCCAGTTCAGGCGCTATCCGTGGGCGCTTTCATTATGAGTACGGCGGGAATTGGGAAAATTGCATTCGCAGCAAAGATGTCACCGTTAAAAAGATGGGCAGCAAGGGTGCATATGAAAAAACTGAAAGAGTTCGCGACTGGTCAGATGAAGATGAGGATGGTTTATATATTCGCGCTGGCGCGATTATCCGGGGTGAATCGGAAATAACCTGGGGTGAGCCATTGTATCTGGCCAGCGTGGCAATCAGAAATTCCCCGCTATGGGTTACAAAACCAAAGCAGCAGATTTTATATCTCGCCACGAAGGACTGGTCAAAGGCCTATTGCCCCGCCGCGGTCATGGGGTTTCAGGATGCAGACGATCTCTCCTATCGCGAAGAGAAGGTAATTAATCCGGCACCCGCCCAGCGCGTTAGCCTAGCGGATATCTCAGGTGACACCGTCACAACCACGCAAAGCGCACAGGAATCGTCGGTAAATATCGGCTCACTGGCCGATGATTTCCGCGAACGAATCGATGCTGCTCAGGATGTTGATAGCGCCAAAGCACTGCGCGCTGATATTGAAAGCGCGAAGGCCACGCTCGGATCTGCCCTGTTCACCGAGCTGAAAAATAAGGCAGTGAAGCGCTACTACCTGGTTGATTCACGTAACAAGGTTGAAGCCGCGATCAACTCCCTGCCGTCTCCGGATGAACCGGGCGCAGCAGAACGATTCGCCGAAGTTGAGCGAGTACTGGCAACCAATAAGCGTCACATGGGCGACGAACTGCATGATCAGTTCAGCATCACCCTGGCGGATATGAAACCGGAATACGTTGGCTAA
- a CDS encoding IS3 family transposase (programmed frameshift), which yields MGTPRFTPEFKEEAVRQITERGYSVAEVSDRLGVSAHSLYKWLRAIKPDNSEQHARDLLEAKSEILKLRAQLKRTEEERDILKKGRAVLCKGARLKYRFINEHRTVWGVMTMCRVLDVARAGFYAWLHNPVSARDKDNQRLLTLIRDSYSLSGGVYGYRRVHGDLNEIGETCGKNRVGRIMQLNRIKAVRGYKAPRRIAGRPSVVAPNRVQRQFTVVRANQVWVTDITYIRTWQGWLYLAVVIDLFARNVVGWSMKPTLSRELALDALMMAVWRRKPDGEVIVHSDQGSQYGSDDWQRFCRANNLVPSMSRRGNCWDNAVAESFFSSLKKERIRKRIYKTRDLARADIFDYIEVFYNRARRHSHLGGVSPEAFEQASS from the exons ATGGGCACACCACGATTTACACCTGAATTTAAGGAAGAAGCCGTCCGACAGATAACGGAACGCGGTTATTCCGTTGCCGAAGTATCTGACCGTCTGGGCGTTTCTGCCCACAGCCTCTACAAGTGGCTACGGGCTATCAAACCGGATAACAGCGAGCAGCATGCCCGGGATTTACTGGAAGCCAAAAGCGAGATCCTGAAACTACGGGCGCAGCTAAAACGTACCGAAGAAGAACGGGATATCCTGA AAAAAGGCCGCGCGGTACTTTGCAAGGGAGCCCGACTGAAGTACCGCTTTATCAATGAGCACCGCACTGTATGGGGTGTGATGACAATGTGTCGGGTACTGGATGTCGCCCGGGCCGGGTTCTACGCGTGGCTGCATAACCCGGTCTCGGCACGTGATAAAGATAATCAGCGTCTGCTGACGCTTATCCGTGACTCCTATTCACTGAGCGGAGGCGTATACGGTTACCGGCGGGTTCATGGCGACCTGAACGAAATCGGGGAAACCTGCGGTAAAAACCGGGTGGGCCGTATTATGCAACTGAACCGGATTAAAGCCGTGCGCGGCTATAAAGCGCCGCGTCGTATCGCTGGCAGACCTTCAGTGGTTGCCCCTAATCGCGTGCAGCGGCAGTTTACTGTTGTCCGGGCCAATCAGGTCTGGGTCACCGACATTACTTATATCCGCACCTGGCAGGGCTGGCTGTATCTGGCGGTGGTTATCGATCTCTTCGCCCGTAACGTGGTGGGCTGGTCGATGAAGCCCACTCTCTCACGCGAACTGGCGCTGGATGCACTGATGATGGCGGTCTGGCGACGTAAACCCGACGGCGAGGTCATCGTGCACTCAGACCAGGGAAGCCAGTACGGCAGTGACGACTGGCAGCGCTTCTGCCGGGCTAATAACCTGGTCCCGAGCATGAGCCGGCGTGGCAACTGCTGGGATAATGCGGTGGCCGAATCGTTCTTCAGTTCACTGAAAAAAGAGCGCATCAGGAAGAGAATATACAAAACCCGGGATCTAGCCCGGGCGGATATCTTCGATTACATTGAAGTGTTCTACAACCGGGCCCGGCGCCACAGTCACCTCGGCGGCGTCAGTCCGGAGGCCTTCGAACAGGCCTCGTCGTGA
- a CDS encoding tyrosine-type recombinase/integrase yields MAKRPVRYDANLPRNLTYRKRDRLYSWRNPITGQELSLGRIDRKDAISQAIEANNYIDQNYLPSALLDRIKETPTFTVKTWLERYKVILERRELKPNTMKVRRNQIATISDEFGRMPLSSVSTKDVSTFLESYILCDKKSMASGLRSVLLDIFREAIVEGHIERNPAEPTRTPTPKVKRERLLLEQFEIIREAATAHSGWAANACDLALVTGQRREDVSLFRFSDIRDGRLFVTQEKTGHKLALPLDLRLDSADLVLQDVIDRCRKNNPSDFMLYSAVRRGGRKPGPLTPDGITQAFSDIRDSTGLKFGPNPPPFHEIRSLASRLYERERGEDFAQRLLGHKNLTMTKKYLDARGAEYVMV; encoded by the coding sequence ATGGCGAAAAGGCCAGTACGTTACGACGCTAACCTGCCCCGTAACCTGACCTATCGTAAAAGAGACAGGCTTTATAGCTGGCGAAACCCGATTACCGGTCAAGAATTATCTCTTGGCCGGATCGACAGAAAGGACGCCATTTCTCAGGCTATCGAGGCCAACAACTACATCGACCAGAATTACCTTCCGTCAGCACTGCTGGACCGTATAAAGGAAACACCTACATTTACGGTGAAAACGTGGCTCGAGCGCTACAAAGTAATTCTTGAGCGAAGAGAATTGAAGCCCAACACGATGAAGGTCAGGCGCAATCAGATCGCCACTATCAGTGATGAATTCGGACGTATGCCGCTATCGTCGGTCAGCACGAAGGATGTATCTACTTTCCTGGAGAGTTACATACTCTGCGATAAGAAGAGCATGGCCTCCGGCCTGCGTTCGGTATTGTTGGATATTTTCAGGGAGGCGATCGTCGAGGGGCATATTGAAAGGAACCCGGCAGAGCCGACAAGAACGCCGACGCCAAAAGTGAAGCGTGAGCGTCTTTTGCTCGAGCAGTTTGAGATAATAAGGGAAGCCGCTACCGCTCATTCTGGATGGGCTGCAAATGCATGTGACCTAGCGCTGGTCACCGGGCAGAGAAGAGAGGACGTATCGCTGTTCAGATTCAGCGATATCAGGGATGGAAGGTTGTTTGTCACGCAGGAAAAGACAGGTCACAAATTGGCGTTGCCACTTGATTTGCGACTGGACTCTGCTGATTTGGTATTGCAGGATGTTATCGACCGTTGTCGTAAAAACAACCCGTCAGACTTCATGCTTTATTCTGCGGTAAGGCGTGGTGGCAGGAAGCCAGGTCCGTTAACTCCGGACGGAATTACCCAAGCATTTTCTGATATCAGGGATTCTACAGGGTTAAAGTTTGGCCCCAACCCTCCCCCGTTCCATGAGATCAGGAGCTTGGCGAGCAGACTCTATGAAAGAGAGCGCGGAGAGGATTTCGCACAGAGACTGCTGGGGCATAAAAATTTAACAATGACCAAAAAATACCTGGACGCACGCGGTGCAGAATATGTTATGGTTTAG
- a CDS encoding DUF4060 family protein, which yields MRLINRGNQQSPLARQACDIALATHQQRYGDYGRSKMKETYTVRVEGVKVWVEVVNRKASYVATAMTGMRRLRALPGQVS from the coding sequence ATGCGACTAATTAACCGCGGAAATCAGCAATCCCCATTAGCACGCCAGGCATGCGACATCGCACTGGCTACCCACCAGCAACGCTACGGCGACTACGGGCGCAGCAAGATGAAAGAGACGTACACGGTGAGAGTTGAAGGCGTGAAGGTCTGGGTGGAAGTAGTGAACCGCAAGGCCAGCTACGTGGCCACGGCGATGACAGGTATGCGCCGGCTGCGCGCACTGCCGGGTCAGGTTTCTTGA
- the copD gene encoding copper homeostasis membrane protein CopD has protein sequence MLAFTWVTLRFIHFTSLMLVFGCALYGAWLAPVSVRRLMMRRFMRLQRHAAMWSFISATLMLAVQGGLMGAGWQDVFSVDIWGAVLQTQFGGVWLWQIILALVTLVVTLIVPRSMSRLLLMLTIAQCILLAGVGHATLHDGATRAVQQLNHALHLVCAAAWFGGLLPVLYCMRMAQGRWQQQAIATMMRFSRFGHLFVIGVLLTGITNSLFIVGLSFPWHAAYGQLLLLKCVLVALMVAIALANRYVLVPRMQQDNRCMTLYFIWMTKIEWGIGAVVLAIVSLFATLEPF, from the coding sequence CCATTTCACCTCTTTAATGCTGGTATTTGGCTGTGCGCTGTACGGCGCCTGGTTGGCACCTGTTTCGGTACGACGTTTAATGATGCGCCGTTTTATGCGCCTGCAACGCCATGCCGCGATGTGGAGCTTTATCAGCGCGACGCTGATGCTGGCTGTCCAGGGGGGATTAATGGGGGCCGGCTGGCAAGACGTTTTCTCCGTTGATATATGGGGAGCGGTCCTGCAAACGCAGTTTGGCGGCGTATGGCTGTGGCAAATTATCCTCGCTCTGGTTACGCTGGTGGTGACCCTCATTGTGCCGCGCAGTATGTCACGACTGCTGCTGATGCTGACGATTGCGCAGTGTATTTTATTAGCCGGTGTCGGACATGCGACGCTGCATGACGGCGCAACGCGGGCGGTGCAGCAGCTTAATCACGCTCTGCATCTGGTCTGCGCCGCTGCCTGGTTTGGCGGCTTGCTGCCCGTTCTTTACTGTATGAGAATGGCGCAAGGCCGCTGGCAACAACAGGCGATCGCCACCATGATGCGTTTTTCCCGCTTTGGGCATCTTTTCGTAATTGGCGTCTTGCTTACGGGCATCACCAACAGCCTGTTTATTGTCGGATTATCCTTTCCCTGGCATGCAGCCTATGGGCAACTTCTGTTGTTAAAATGTGTGCTGGTCGCGCTAATGGTGGCGATTGCGCTGGCGAACCGGTATGTTCTCGTACCACGTATGCAGCAGGATAATCGCTGCATGACTCTCTATTTTATTTGGATGACTAAGATTGAATGGGGAATAGGGGCCGTCGTGCTGGCAATCGTCAGCCTGTTTGCAACCCTGGAACCGTTCTGA
- a CDS encoding YebY family protein has protein sequence MKKLIISVFLLASSGAALAAPQVITVSRFEVGKDKWAFNREEVMLTCRPGNALYVINPSTLVQYPLNDIARQQVASGKTTAKPIDIIQIDDPAKPGDKMSLAPFIERAEKLC, from the coding sequence ATGAAAAAATTGATTATCTCTGTGTTCCTGCTGGCAAGTTCAGGAGCTGCATTGGCCGCGCCGCAGGTTATTACCGTCAGTCGCTTTGAGGTTGGCAAAGACAAGTGGGCGTTTAATCGCGAAGAAGTGATGCTGACGTGCCGACCGGGTAATGCGCTGTATGTCATCAACCCCAGCACGCTGGTGCAATACCCGCTGAACGATATTGCCAGACAGCAGGTAGCAAGCGGTAAAACGACCGCCAAACCGATCGACATTATCCAGATTGACGATCCGGCAAAGCCTGGCGACAAAATGAGCCTGGCCCCGTTTATTGAGCGTGCAGAAAAGCTCTGTTAA
- a CDS encoding LexA family transcriptional regulator, with protein sequence MSFSERLDRAMTEAGYTQGKLAKAVGMAQSSVNKLLNGASSSRKTVEIASVLNVRPEWLSTGTGPMRNDGQQPEKTNGGIKSFNVFRIEVLDFTVSAGPGAINNEFVEILHSVEYPVEEARHMFNGRKQEQIRIINVRGDSMSGTIEPGDLLFVDISVQHFDGDGIYAFIYDDTSHVKRLQKMKDKLLVISDNQTYRPWEPIEKEEMNKIFVFGKVIGSMPQTYRKHG encoded by the coding sequence ATGAGTTTTTCTGAGCGGTTAGATCGCGCAATGACTGAGGCGGGTTATACACAGGGCAAGCTCGCTAAGGCCGTTGGCATGGCACAGTCAAGTGTTAACAAGCTGCTAAATGGTGCGTCAAGCTCAAGAAAAACAGTCGAGATAGCATCTGTTCTCAATGTTCGCCCCGAATGGCTTTCCACTGGAACCGGACCGATGCGTAATGATGGTCAGCAGCCGGAAAAAACCAATGGAGGTATAAAGAGCTTCAACGTATTCCGGATTGAGGTTCTCGACTTTACGGTTAGCGCGGGGCCAGGGGCTATAAATAACGAGTTCGTAGAGATCCTACATTCTGTTGAGTATCCGGTTGAAGAAGCCAGGCACATGTTTAACGGACGTAAACAGGAACAGATCCGCATCATCAACGTTCGTGGTGACAGCATGTCTGGAACGATTGAGCCTGGTGATTTGCTGTTTGTCGATATAAGCGTTCAACACTTTGATGGTGATGGAATTTACGCTTTCATTTATGACGACACATCCCATGTGAAGCGACTTCAGAAGATGAAAGATAAACTCTTGGTCATCTCAGACAACCAGACCTATCGACCGTGGGAGCCGATTGAGAAGGAAGAGATGAACAAAATATTCGTATTCGGAAAGGTGATCGGCAGCATGCCGCAGACCTACCGTAAGCATGGTTAG
- a CDS encoding toxin YdaT domain-containing protein, whose product MQSLTFYQDTGSLQQAVINRAQAQKGPRHEDIRDAVRSWAGADGQDVVTALIIEEYQAQGGDDITFPGDLCRKRQKLFRFLDNHFNSERYRENVRQLTPAILAVLPIVYRSRLLPEDNIMARLARMEKETSEAKIAVAMDAPRHQKLKELSEGIVEMYRVDPGLTGPLMEMVQMMLGAI is encoded by the coding sequence ATGCAATCACTTACGTTTTACCAGGATACAGGATCGCTGCAGCAGGCGGTGATAAATCGCGCTCAAGCGCAGAAAGGACCGAGGCATGAAGATATTCGTGACGCGGTCCGCTCCTGGGCTGGTGCCGATGGTCAGGACGTAGTTACGGCTCTGATCATCGAAGAGTACCAGGCACAGGGTGGTGACGACATCACTTTCCCTGGCGATCTCTGCCGAAAGCGCCAGAAGCTGTTTCGCTTCCTGGACAATCATTTCAACAGCGAGCGGTACCGCGAGAACGTTCGTCAGCTGACTCCGGCAATCCTCGCTGTCTTGCCGATTGTGTACCGCAGTCGCCTGCTGCCAGAAGACAACATCATGGCTCGCCTGGCACGTATGGAGAAGGAAACCAGCGAAGCGAAGATAGCTGTCGCAATGGATGCGCCGCGTCATCAGAAGCTGAAAGAGTTGAGCGAGGGGATCGTGGAGATGTACCGCGTTGACCCTGGCTTAACCGGGCCGCTGATGGAGATGGTGCAGATGATGCTGGGGGCTATATGA